The Pseudomonas fragi DNA window GCGTTGTTTTTCGTCCAAAAGGCTCATTATGCTGCCTCCTCGTCACCGTGGATGATGCTCAGGATTTGCTCGCGCAGGGCAATAAAGTCGGGGCTGGACTTGACCGCGCGGGCGTCGCGGCACTTGAGGAAACGCTGGCCGAAATCCACCGCAAATTCGTGGGTGATGCGCCCCGGGCGCGGTGACATGATGATCAGCCGGGTGGCCATGAACAGCGCCTCTTCGACATCATGGGTGATAAAGAACATCATCTTTTGCGTGCGCTGCCAGATCTCCAGGATCAGTTCCTGCAGGCGTTCGCGGGTCAGGGCATCCAGCGCGCCCAGCGGTTCGTCGAGCAGCAGCATTTTCGGGTCGTTGGTCAGGGCGCGGGCAATCCCGACGCGTTGCTGCATACCGCCCGACAGTTGGTAAGTGGCGTGATTGCGAAACTCCGCCAGCCCGGTCAACTGCAAGAAATGCAGGGCGCGTTCTTCGCGTTCGGCTTTGGGAATGCCGCGCAACTTGAGGCCGAAGGCTACGTTGTCGATCACGTTGAGCCACGGCAGCAGCGCGTGCTTCTGAAACACCACACCGCGTTCGGCACCGGGGCCGGTGACCTGGTCGCGCAGCTCGGCGCCGTCGATCCGCGCGGGTACCTGACCGTGATAATCGCCCAAGGTAATCACTCCGCTGCTGGGCTGGATAAAGCCGGCCATCAGGTTGAGCAGGGTGGTTTTGCCGCAGCCTGAGGCCCCGAGGGCGACGACAAAATCACCGGCGGCAATGTCCAGATTGACCCCGGACAGAGCCCGTACCGGCTGACCCTTTTGCTGCCCGGGGTAGAGCACCGACACATCATGGATTTTAAGGCTGAGGGGCATGGAGTGTTCCTCGTTTCAGCGTTTTGGATTCCGTAGCAGCTGCCGAAGGCTGCGTCCGGCTGCGCAGCAGTCGCAAAACCAAATTTCCGGGTGCGCCTGACACAACGAAGTACCTGACTTTACGTCTGCTTCGCAGCCGGACGCAGCCTGCGGCAGCTGCTACAGGGGTTGTATGCACCTGCGGGTTATTGGGTGTTCTGCACAAACGTCGGGTTGATCGCCGCGCTGTAGTCAGGCAGCAATGCCGGGATTTTCTTTTGAGCTTTCAAAAACTCGGCGGTGGCGGCCAGTGCCTTGGCCGCGCCACCGCCCAGCCACGCCGGACCGGCCTGCTCGCTGGCCAGCGGGAACTGGTACAGCGCCAGTACCGGCGGCACTTCTTCAGGCTTGGCCCCGGACTGTTTGGCGACGTTGATGACCTGCGGCGATTCTGCGGTCCAGGTTTTCGGGGCTGCGACGTAGTTCGCCGTGCTGTCTTGCAGCACCTGGGTAAACGCCTGCATGCCGGGGCCGTTGGCGGCAGCGAACTGCTTGTCCACCACCAGGCCGTCGAAAGTGGCTTTGCCCCAATCAGTCAATTGGCCCGAGGTCAGCAGCACATGGCCGCTTTGCTTGAGGCGGCCCAGGGCCGGGTCCCAGATAAACGCTGCATCGATATCCCCGCGCTCCCAGGCTGCCGGAATGTCCGAGGGTTGCAGGTTGATCACCTTGACCTTGCCGGTCAGGCCGAACTGCTCAAGGGCAAACAACGCATGGAAGTGGGTGGTGGAGACAAAGGGCACAGCGAGGGTTTTGCCGGCCAGGTCCTGCGGCGCGACGATGCCGCTGCCATTGCGTACCACCAGCGCCTCGGCGTCGGCGATGTTGTCGAGAATCCAGAACAACTGCGCGTCCACCCCGCGGCTTACCGCTGCAGCAATCGGGCTGCTGCCCGCCACGCCGATCTGCACATCGCCCGAGGCCATCGCCATCATCACGTCGCCGCCGCTGTCGAAGTTGCGCCATTTGATATCCCAGCCGGTGGCTTTCTCGAACTGCTTTTGCGCGATGGCGTCCTTCCAGGGTGCAAACATGCTTTGCACGCCGATGGTGACGGTCTGGGCCTGGGCGTTGGCCACCAGGGCCACGGCGGTCAGTGGCAACAGCACTGCGCGGCGGATCCATTTGTTCAGGGGCTTGAGCATGGTGAGACTCCGAGCTGGGGGGAGGTCTGTTTTTTGTCAGCCCGATCTTAGGCGCTGGCTCGGCGCTTGCTTTAGATCCAGTTGCTGCAAGCTGTGGTGCCAGGGGTCGTTGCAGGCCTTGTGGGGCAAGGGCTGTAGCGCATCGGGTGCGCCATGACGGGGCGCCGGGCGAGGAGCTTGAACCATGTTGGAGCGTTATTTTCGGCCCTTCGAAGCCGGGCGGGGTTTGCAGGAGCAACTGCGCGAGAGTTTGCTCAGCGCGATCCTCGACGGGGCCATGCCGCCCAGTGAGCCGATGCCGTCCTCGCGCAAGCTGTGCGAGCTGCTCAAGGTGTCGCGCAATACTGTGGTGCTGGTGTACGAGCAGTTGGTGCAGGACGGTTACCTGATCCCGTCGGACCGGCGCGGTTACTTTATCAACGAGAAGTACCTGCGCCAGCAGCTCAATGTCAGCCTCAAGCCCGCCACGCAAAAAATCTTCGAGCGCCCCGACCATGCACCGGACTGGGAGGCACGCCTGCAAAGCAGTTCGTCGCAGCTGCGGGCCATTGTCAAACCGCGCAACTGGCGTGAGTACCGTTACCCGTTTATCTACGGTCAGGTCGAGGCCGATGAGCAAACCGCTGCCCGCTGGCGCGACTGTTCGCGCATCGCCAGCACTGGCGCACATATGCGCAGTTGGGTTGATGATCAGGTGATGCTCGACGATCCGCTGTTGATTGAACAGATCGTGCAGCGCGTGCTGCCCAAGCGCGGCATCAGCGTATCGGCGCAGGAAGTGATGATCACCATCGGTACGCAGAACTCGCTGTATATGCTCGCCCGGCTGCTGGGCCGCCCGGGGCTGGTAATGGGGCTTGAAGAGCCGGGTTATGTGGATGCGCGCAACATCTTCGGCCTGAGCGGTTGTGAGCTCAAACCCTTGCGCATCGATCGCCAGGGGCTGGTGGTCAATGAGCAACTGGCGGACTGCGAGATGGTGTTTTGCACACCCAGCCATCAGTCGCCCACTGGCGTGACCATGCCGCTGTACCGACGCCTGGAGTTGATGGCCAGTGCCCGCGAGCGGGACTTCTTGATCATCGAAGACGACTACGAAAACGAGCAGAATTTCCTGGGCAGCAACCATCCTGCATTGAAGAGTTTTGATGACAGCGGGCGGGTGATCTATCTGGGCAGCCTGACCAAAAGCCTGCTGCCGGGTGTGCGGCTGGGGTTTATTGCCGCGGATGCCGAATTGATCCACGAGTTGCGCGCACTGCGCCGGTATATCTACCGGCATCCGCCGTCGAATAACCAGCGCACCCTGGCGCTGTTTTTATCGATGGGGCATTACGACGCCCATGCGCGGCGCTTGCGTGATCGGCTGGCGCGCAAGTGGCGGGTGATCAGTCGGGCAATGGCCGAACACCTGCCGCAGCTCAATGCCAGTGGCATGGCGGGGGGCTCGTCGCTATGGGTCAGTTGCCCGGTGGATGTGGATGCCTGGGTGTTGCAGCGGCTGGTGGCCAGGCGTGGTGTGTTGATTGAACCGGGGGATATTCATTATTTGAGCGAGCAGCGGCCGTTGAATTGCTTTCGGCTGGGCTTCGGCGCGATTGCCGAAGAGTTGATTGAACCGGGGATCATGGCGCTGGGCGAGGCATGGCGGGAGATGCAGGCAGGATGATGTGGGAAGGGGGGGATGGTGTGAGAGGGAGGGAATTAGGTCAGCATCATGCCTTGAGGGCACCACTGAACCTGTGGGAGCTGGCTTGCCTGCGATGCAGACGACGTGGTCTGCATGGTAAACCGCAGCGATACCTTCGCGAGCAAGCCCGCTCCCACAGAGGGAGTGTGGCTTACAAAACCTCACGCCCCAGGGTGTCTTTCAATATGGCAAACATCCCGTCCAGATCGGCCCGCCCAGTCACCAGCGCCGGGGCAAAAATGATCGCGTCGCCGGTGGTTTTCACATGCAGCCCGGCGTCATACAGCGCCCTTTGCACCCGTGCCCCTTTGGCCCCCGGCGCATCCCCGGGCGTCAGTTGAATCCCGCTGAGCAAACCATAACCACGCAAGTCGCTGACCTGCGGCAAGCCTTGCAACCCGCTCAGGCACTCCAGAAAATACGGCGCCAGTTGCGCGCCTTTGGCGAACAAGTCCTCGTCACGGTAGATATCCAGCGAAGCCAGCGCCGCCGCACAGGCCACCGGGTGCCCGGAGTAGGTATAACCGTGGAACAGCTCCGGGCCGCCGCCCTTGCTGGCATTGATCACCGTGTCGTAGACCATCTCGTTCACTGCCACCGCACCCATCGGGATTGCCCCGTTGGTCAGGGCCTTGGCCATGGTGATGAGGTCCGGCTTCACATCAAAGCTCTGCGCTGCAAAGGCCTGGCCGGTGCGGCCAAAACCGGTGATGACTTCATCGAACACCAGCAAGATCCCGTGTTTGTCACAGATATCACGCAGGCGCTTGAGGTAACCCGCCGGCGGCACATAAACGCCGATGGAGCCGGCAATCGGCTCCACAAAACAGGCGGCAATGCTGTCGCCGCCGTGCATGGCGATGATCCGTTCAAGGTCGCTGGCCAGGTCAGCGCCCTGTTGCGGTTCGCCCAACTGGTAGCGCTGGTCTTCCTGCCAGGTGTGACGCATATGGCTGACGTGGGGCAGGCCGCCGGTGGCGAAGGCCTGGCGGTTGCGCATCATTCCCGACAGCGCCACGCCGCCAAAATTGACCCCATGATAGGCCCACTCCCGGGACACAAATCGGGTGCGCTGGGCTTCACCGCGGGCACGGTGATAGGCCAGGGCAATCTTCATCGCGCTGTCCACCGACTCGGAGCCGGAGTTGGTGAAAAACAGCTTGTTCAGCCCCTCGGGCAGCAGTTCGCTCAAACGCTCGGCCAACTCGAAGGACAACGGCGAGGCGCGCTGGAAGTGCGGGGTGAAATCCAGGGTCAGCAATTGCTTGCACACCGCTTCGGCGATCTCGGTACGGCCATGCCCGGCGGCGCTGCAGAACAGCCCGGAGCTGCCATCGAGCAACTCGCGGCCTTCAGCATTCCAGTAGCGCACGCCCTCGGCGCGGACGAACAACTGCGGTGCGCGCTGGAACTCGCGGTTGTCGGTGAAAGGCATCCATTGGTGGTTCAGATTCGTCGCCATGCGTGTCACTCCTGAGGCTCGGCCCGGTGCGGCCAGTTGCTCGCAGACTAGTCACGACCGGGGCCGATCCTTAGCTCCAGATGGGGTTTTCGATAGGGCCAGTTCTGGCCCCATCGAAAGCCCAGGCTGGATCTAAGTGCCGGGGTGTGCGGCTGACTACAGTGGCGCCATTGAGCACCCCGGAGCTGCGTATGAACCCTGAAGCAAGTTGGGCCCTGAGTGCGCTGTGTGTGCTGGTGGCGGCGGTGGTGCGCGGGCTCACGGGCTTCGGTTTTGCCGCGATTGCAGTGGTCGGGCTGGCGATGCTCGGGTCGTTGCAGCAGGCAGTACCCCTGGTGCTGTTTCTGGAGGTGGCGTCCAGCGTGATGCTGTTGCGCAGCGCCTGGCGCGAGGCGCATTACCCGCTGCTCAAGCGCCTGCTGCTGGCAGCCGCGTGCGGGGTGCCGTGCGGCATCTGGTTGCTGACCGGCATCGACAGCGGCGGGCTGACGGTGGGGGTGTACCTGCTGGTGGGCTTGCTGGCAATTATGGGGTTGGCGCGGATTCGCCTGCCGATGGGCGAGGGCCGCGCCGGTGCCTGGCTGGTGGGCGGCAGCAGCGGGGCGTTGATCGCCGCGTTCAGTATTGGCGGGCCGCTGGTGGTGGCATGGCTCAGCCATTGCGGGCTGCGGGCCCGGGTGCTGCGGGCGACGCTGATCATGTTCTTTTTTGCGGTCGATCTTGCGGCGCTGGCCGGGCTGGCGGCGGCCTCGGCCATCCCCTCCGGCACCGGCTGGCAAGCCTTGCTGATGCTGCCTGCATTGTTGCTGGGCTTGTGGCTTGGGCAACAATTGTTCGTGCGTATTCAGGCCGAACAGGCCGCCCGTTTTACCCAATGGCTATTACTGGTGCTGGCAGGCGTTGGCCTGTTGGGCCGGGCGTGGCCCTGATCAATCCCGAGGAGCTGTTTATGATGCCGACTGTTTTTATCACCGGTGCCACGTCCGGTTTTGGCGAAGCCTGTGCCCGCCGTTTTGCCGCTGCTGGCTGGTCGCTGGTGCTCACCGGGCGCCGGGCCGAGCGCCTGCATGCGCTGGCCGATGAACTGTGCGCTCAGGCCAGAATCTTGCCGCTGGTAGTGGACGTACGTGACCGCGTTGCGATGGAGCAGGCCATTGAACAACTGCCTGCAGAGTTCAGCACCCTGCGCGGGTTAATCAACAATGCCGGGCTGGCCCTGGGGACCACGCCAGCCCCCGAGTGCTCGCTGGATGACTGGGAGACCATGGTGGATACCAATATCAAGGGCCTGCTGTACAGCACGCGCTTGCTATTGCCACGGCTGATCGCCCACGGCGCCGGGGCGGGCATCGTCAACCTGGGGTCGATTGCGGGCAACTGGCCGTATCCCGGCAGCCATGTGTATGGCGCGAGCAAAGCCTTTGTCCGGCAGTTCTCATTGAACCTGCGCTGTGACCTGCAGGGCACCGGGGTACGCGTCACCAACCTTGAGCCGGGCCTGTGCGAGAGCGAGTTTTCGCTGGTGCGCTTTGCCGGGGACAAGGCCAGATACGACTCGGTCTACGCCGGCGCCCAGGCGATTCAGCCGGCGGATATTGCCGAGACAATCTTCTGGATTCTCAACCAGCCGGCGCACATCAATATCAACAGCCTTGAGTTGATGCCCGTGAGCCAGTCGTGGAGCAACTTTGCGATTGAGCGGGCTTGAGCCCGGCTTTCCAGGGCGTGTACTCGACGCGATGGAAGGCGCTGGTCATGCCCTGGGTATTAGCTACAAAGCCCGGCATGGTACTCATGTCCAGCTGCTTGCAGCGCTGGACCAGGCCGGCAAGCAAGGCATCGTCCTGCCTGAATTCGGACGGGCGCAAAGAATGCGGGTCCAGGCTGGCGGCACACTCGCGCACCTGCCCGGTGCTGTCGGTCATCATCATCAGCGTGGCGACACCGATGCTGTCGATGGGCAACGGGGCGAGCAGTTGGGTGAACAGAAAATCGTTTTGCGCCTTGTCGTGCAATGCGGCTTCGCGGCGTGCGCGGGTGTCCGGGGAAAGCGCCACCAAGGGGTAAACCAGAACTGGCGCCACGACCCTTGCGGTTTTGGTCTCGGGGTCGATCAGCGACGAGGGCAGCTCGGGGAACACCGCTGTCCAGCAGATCGAGCGCAGATCCTCGGCCAGCTTGCGGTTGTAGGGGTAGATCCGGGCATCCACTTTCTTGTTGGGCAGCGTGCCACAGCCAATGATGCGGTTCTTGTCATCAAGGGTCAGCATCAGGTTGAAACTGCCGTCGCGGCCCTGGGTATTGGCCAGATCGCCTTCGCGGGCCAGTACCCTGCTGATCAGCTTTTCATACACATCGCGTTGTAGCGCCTGGTCCTTTTCCTGTGCCGCAGTGAGTTTGGGCGAGCGGTAGGAATCATGGCCGCCAGACTGGCAGCCGGCGAGTAGCAGCGCGGAAAAAGCGAAGGTGAATGAGCGTATGAACATGACAATCCTTGTACAAGAGACAGGCCCGTTGCAGTCCTGAGGGCGTTTTGGCGGCGGGGAGTTTATCGTATTTAACGGGGTTGTTGCAGATGGGTTTTATTCGCGTTTGCGAGGCGTAGCACCCGTTAGACCGCGCAGCTACCATCGCGAGCAAGCCCGCTCCCACAGGAGAGGATGTGGGAGCGGGCTTGCTCGCGATTTGTATTACTCAAAAATCAGCCTTGAGCGACATCACAAAGTTGCGCGGTTCACCGTAGAAGTTGCCGAACCCTTCGGTGCCAACGGTGGCGTAGTAGCGTTTGTCGAACAGGTTGTTGCCGTTCAGGGCCACCGACCAGGTGTCGTCGATTCGGTAGCCAATCCGGCCGTTCCAGATGGCGTAACCCGCCTGGGTAATGTCGTTGCCGCTGATGGGTGAAACCCGGTAGTTGCTGCTTTGTGCATTGACCCCGGCGCCGATCGTGACCCGTTCCAGAGCACCGCTCAGGGCGTAATCACCCCATACGCGCAGCAGATGGCGCGGCACATAGGAGTTGTAGGCCAGCCCGTCCTGGGCTGCATCGGCGTCTTCCAGAACCTTGGTCTGGGTATAGGTATAACCGGCCAGCAATTGCAGGCGCTCGATCACTTCACCGCTGACCTCGGCTTCAAAACCCTGGGCGCGAACCTTGCCGGAGTTCAGCGAGCAGCCACCGTCCGGGCACAGCGGGTCGGTCTGGGCCGCGTCTTTCTGGACAGTGCGGAACAGGTTGAATGAACTGTTGAGCCGACCGTTGAACCACTCGCCCTTGATCCCCAGCTCGTAGCTTTGCCCGATCAGCGGCTTGAGGGTCGCGCCGCTGATGGTTCGATAGCCGCCCTGGGGGGTGAAGATATCGGTGTAGCTGGCATAGGTGGTCAGGTTGTCGTTGAGGTCGAACAACAAGGCGGCAAACGGCGTGACTTGCCCGCTCTCTTTGGCCTCGGAGTACACCGGGGTGCCTTCGCCGCGCCAGTAGGAGATGGCGTCGTTGGTCGATGAGTACCAGCTGACCCGGCTGCCCAGCACGAAGGTCAGCGGATCAGCCAGTTTCAAGCGGGCCAGGGAGTAGGCGCCGTACTGCTTGACGTGGATGTCCACCGGGCCGCCCCGTGAGGCATTGGCCAGGTAGTAGCTTTCATCGGGGCGCGGCAGGTTGTGGTTGGGGTTCAACACATTTTGACGATCTGCCAGCGCGGCCACGGCGTAGAAGTCATCCTTGTGCGAGCGGCTGGCGTTGGCACCCACGATCAGTTCGTGCTGCTGGCCAAAGGCGTCGAATTTACCGTCTACATAGGCATCGAAGCCGTAGTCGGTCTGGTTGTAGTCATAGATGCTGCCGAGCATCAGGGTGTTGCTGCTGGTTGCGCCCACGGGTACCGCGCCGCTGGGGAAGGCGTACTCCATGTCCTGGGTATTTTTTGAATAGACCCCGGCCACCTTCAGTGCCCAGTCGTCATTGATTTGCTGCTTGAGGTCCGCGAACCAGGTGGTGCGCTTGCTGCGCTGGTTGTTCCACGAGGTGTTCAGGCAGGTGGAGCGCTTGAGTTTCAGGTCGCTGCCATCGGCATAGCGCGGCAGGCCGCCCCAGCAGGGTGTGGCGTCGACGTCTTCATAGGCCAGGCCCAGCCCCAGGGTGGTGTCGGGGCTGAGGTCGAAGTCCAGTGCGCCGTAGTAGACCTGATCCTTGCGGGCGGCAACGTCATAGAAATACTGGCGGGTTTGTTGGGTCACGACCGCCCGGCCACGCAGGGTGCCGGCTTCGTTCAGCGGGCCGCCGGTATCGACTTGCCCGCGGTAGTTGTCCCAGGTGCCGGCCGACAGCGCCAGTTGTGTGTGCGGGGTGGCTTCGCCGCGCTTGCGCACAAAATTCACCCCGCCTGCCGTGCCGCCGGCGCCTTTCATCATCCCGGCTGCGCCGCGCAGAACTTCGACGCGGTCATAGATCGCCATATCGCTGTTGAAGCTGTCGGCCTGTACATAGCTGCTGCCGATGTCCAGTGGCACGCCGTCGTACTGGTACTGGCCGCTCATGCGAAAGCCGCGGGAGTAGAAGTATTTGCCGCCCATGGGCGAGTCGTAGACGGTGATCCCCGGGGTTTTTTCCATCACCTGTTCAATGGTGTTGAGGTTCTGGTCGTCGAGCATTTTTCGGGTGATGACGGTGACCGATTGCGGGGTGTCTTTGAGCGTGTGGGCACCCTTGCCGATGGTGACGGCTTGCGCAGTGTAGGAACCCGAGCCTTCGGTAGTGGCGTCGAGGCTGCGCTCGGTGACGTTGGTGACGCCCAGTTGCAGCGCAGCGCCGGTTTGCGGGGCCGGCTCAACGCTGAAATTGCCTTGTCCGGTGATGCGCAATTGCAGGCCGCTGCCGCGCAAAGCCGTGTCCATCGCCTGTTCCGCGGACATCAGGCCGATCACCGCCGGGGCTTGCTTGCCCTGCACCAGCACGGGCTCCAGCGAGACAATCCGGCCGCTCTGGCTGGCAATGGCATTCAGGCTGTTGGCCAGCGGGCCGGCGGGCAGGTTGAAGCTTATATCCTGGGCCAGGGCAGGGCTGGCCAGGGTTGCCAGGGCAACGGCGACGCTAAGGGTGTGGGGCCACGGGTTGAGCACAGCATTCTCCTGATCGTGTGGAAGTCTCAGGAGATAGGTGGGCCGAGATCTGAAAACCGGACACGAATGCGATCAATTATCAAAAAAACTTTTCACCGGGGGCTTATGCGGGCCGAATGATGGTGAGCCATGGGCTGTAGTGATCCACACGAATGGGCAGCGTTTCGGCCAGTGCCGTGAAGGCGCGCTCAGGGTTGTCCAGTGGGTATACGCCCTGTACCCGCAGACCGCGCACCTCGGGGGCCACGCGGACAAAACCGCGGGTATAGGGGCGCAGGGCCGCGACGACGTCTTCCAGCGGGTCATCCAGCACGTTGAGCCTGGCCCGCAGCCAGTCGGCACGATAGCGCTGGTCGCCGCTCATGGGCACGATGCTGCGCGGGTAGAGCATGGCCGCCTGACCTTCTTGCAGGTCGAGGGTCAGGCCGCTGAACAACCGGGCCTGGACGCTGTGCTGCAGCACCACCAGCCGGGTTGCCTGCTCCTGTTGGGCGACCAGAAAGCGCGTGCCCAGGGCACTGATTTCACCTTCGGCACTGCGCACCCGTAACGGGCGCTCGGGGTCGGGTGCCACCTTGATCACCAGTTCGCCGTGGCGCAGGATCACCAGCCGTTGCCGCGCAGTGAAGTGCAGGTCAACGGCGCTGCTGGCGTTCAGGCTCAGGCGGCTGCCATCGGCCAGGTTGAAGTCCTGGCGCTGGCCGCGACCGGTGGACAGGTCCGCCAGCAGCGAGTCACCCAGCGGAGTGCTGGCGCCCAGCCATAAACCACCGCCGAGCAGGCCCAGGCCGGTGATTGCGCGCAGTGCGTCGCGGCGTGATGCCGAGGGTTGCAAGAGCAGTTGGCGGGCTTCCCCTGCCTGGCCCGGGAGGCGTTGCTCCAGCGTGCGCAGTGTGTTGAAGGAGCCGCCCAGGCGCCTGTGCAATTGTTCCCAGGCCTGGGCATGGGCCGGGTCCTTGGCCAGCCACAGGTTGAACCGTTCTTGCAGCGCGGCATCGGGCGTAGCGGCGCGCAGCTTGACCATCCAGTCGATGGTCTGCTCGCTCAAGGGGTCCAGACGTTGTTTGCTCACAGGCTGGCCTCGCTCAGGTAGCACTGGCGCAAAGCCTGTTTCATATAACGGCTGACGGTGCGTTCCGACAGCCCCAGCTTTTGCGCGATGGCCACATAGCTCAGGCCATCGAGCTGGCTGTAGAGGAAGGTGGCCTTGACGATCATCGGCAAGCCGTCGATGGCGCGGTCGATGGCCACCAGGGCCTCGATCAGTTGCAGTTGTTCCTCGGGGGACGGCGCTACGGCCTCGGGCAACAAGGCCAGACGATCCAGGTAGGCGGTCTCCAGCTTGCGCCGGCGATGGCGGTCGAACATCAGGCGCCGGGCAATGGTGGACAGGTAGGCACGAGGTTGCTCGATGCTGTCCGGGTCGACCCGTGCCGCCAGCATCTGGCAAAAGGTATCGGCGGCGGTGTCCTCTGCATCTGCGTGATTGCGCAGACGACGCTGAATATGTTGCAGCAACCAGCGGTGATGGTGGCTGAAAAAGAAGCCCAGCTTGTGAGTCGGGAGAGAGGGCACCGGTCGAGCTTCCAGATGTGAGTGCGAATCGTTCCCAATGGTATCGGCAAGATGATGGCCACTGCAATCCCGGTGCGTAAATCCCTTCGCCAGCTGCTACGCAGGGAGGGGCTTTATCAATAGGCAAACACCTTGCGGTGCTTCTCTACAAAGTCCTCCCAGCTCACCGGCTGGCGCCCTGTGATCTGGCTGAAGTTGTCGAACGTCTCTTCCACGCCGGGGATCTGCCGTGCAGCCATGCGGGTGAAGTTGTCATGTACGCAGTTCATGTAAGCCATTTCTGCACCAGCCGCGCGCATATTCTCCACAAACACGTCAGGTGACTGTGCGTCATAACGAAATGGCTGGCCCAGCACCCGGCTCATGATCGCGGCGATATCGCCATAGGACTGCACATCGTAGCCCAGCCGATAGGTCTGGCCGGCGTGCCTGTCCGGGTGCAGCAATGCTTGCGCAGCCACCCGGGCAACGTCTTCACCGTCGACC harbors:
- a CDS encoding PLP-dependent aminotransferase family protein codes for the protein MLERYFRPFEAGRGLQEQLRESLLSAILDGAMPPSEPMPSSRKLCELLKVSRNTVVLVYEQLVQDGYLIPSDRRGYFINEKYLRQQLNVSLKPATQKIFERPDHAPDWEARLQSSSSQLRAIVKPRNWREYRYPFIYGQVEADEQTAARWRDCSRIASTGAHMRSWVDDQVMLDDPLLIEQIVQRVLPKRGISVSAQEVMITIGTQNSLYMLARLLGRPGLVMGLEEPGYVDARNIFGLSGCELKPLRIDRQGLVVNEQLADCEMVFCTPSHQSPTGVTMPLYRRLELMASARERDFLIIEDDYENEQNFLGSNHPALKSFDDSGRVIYLGSLTKSLLPGVRLGFIAADAELIHELRALRRYIYRHPPSNNQRTLALFLSMGHYDAHARRLRDRLARKWRVISRAMAEHLPQLNASGMAGGSSLWVSCPVDVDAWVLQRLVARRGVLIEPGDIHYLSEQRPLNCFRLGFGAIAEELIEPGIMALGEAWREMQAG
- a CDS encoding sulfite exporter TauE/SafE family protein, with amino-acid sequence MNPEASWALSALCVLVAAVVRGLTGFGFAAIAVVGLAMLGSLQQAVPLVLFLEVASSVMLLRSAWREAHYPLLKRLLLAAACGVPCGIWLLTGIDSGGLTVGVYLLVGLLAIMGLARIRLPMGEGRAGAWLVGGSSGALIAAFSIGGPLVVAWLSHCGLRARVLRATLIMFFFAVDLAALAGLAAASAIPSGTGWQALLMLPALLLGLWLGQQLFVRIQAEQAARFTQWLLLVLAGVGLLGRAWP
- a CDS encoding aminotransferase class III-fold pyridoxal phosphate-dependent enzyme; amino-acid sequence: MATNLNHQWMPFTDNREFQRAPQLFVRAEGVRYWNAEGRELLDGSSGLFCSAAGHGRTEIAEAVCKQLLTLDFTPHFQRASPLSFELAERLSELLPEGLNKLFFTNSGSESVDSAMKIALAYHRARGEAQRTRFVSREWAYHGVNFGGVALSGMMRNRQAFATGGLPHVSHMRHTWQEDQRYQLGEPQQGADLASDLERIIAMHGGDSIAACFVEPIAGSIGVYVPPAGYLKRLRDICDKHGILLVFDEVITGFGRTGQAFAAQSFDVKPDLITMAKALTNGAIPMGAVAVNEMVYDTVINASKGGGPELFHGYTYSGHPVACAAALASLDIYRDEDLFAKGAQLAPYFLECLSGLQGLPQVSDLRGYGLLSGIQLTPGDAPGAKGARVQRALYDAGLHVKTTGDAIIFAPALVTGRADLDGMFAILKDTLGREVL
- a CDS encoding taurine ABC transporter ATP-binding protein, translated to MPLSLKIHDVSVLYPGQQKGQPVRALSGVNLDIAAGDFVVALGASGCGKTTLLNLMAGFIQPSSGVITLGDYHGQVPARIDGAELRDQVTGPGAERGVVFQKHALLPWLNVIDNVAFGLKLRGIPKAEREERALHFLQLTGLAEFRNHATYQLSGGMQQRVGIARALTNDPKMLLLDEPLGALDALTRERLQELILEIWQRTQKMMFFITHDVEEALFMATRLIIMSPRPGRITHEFAVDFGQRFLKCRDARAVKSSPDFIALREQILSIIHGDEEAA
- a CDS encoding SDR family oxidoreductase, with amino-acid sequence MMPTVFITGATSGFGEACARRFAAAGWSLVLTGRRAERLHALADELCAQARILPLVVDVRDRVAMEQAIEQLPAEFSTLRGLINNAGLALGTTPAPECSLDDWETMVDTNIKGLLYSTRLLLPRLIAHGAGAGIVNLGSIAGNWPYPGSHVYGASKAFVRQFSLNLRCDLQGTGVRVTNLEPGLCESEFSLVRFAGDKARYDSVYAGAQAIQPADIAETIFWILNQPAHININSLELMPVSQSWSNFAIERA
- a CDS encoding TonB-dependent siderophore receptor, which translates into the protein MLNPWPHTLSVAVALATLASPALAQDISFNLPAGPLANSLNAIASQSGRIVSLEPVLVQGKQAPAVIGLMSAEQAMDTALRGSGLQLRITGQGNFSVEPAPQTGAALQLGVTNVTERSLDATTEGSGSYTAQAVTIGKGAHTLKDTPQSVTVITRKMLDDQNLNTIEQVMEKTPGITVYDSPMGGKYFYSRGFRMSGQYQYDGVPLDIGSSYVQADSFNSDMAIYDRVEVLRGAAGMMKGAGGTAGGVNFVRKRGEATPHTQLALSAGTWDNYRGQVDTGGPLNEAGTLRGRAVVTQQTRQYFYDVAARKDQVYYGALDFDLSPDTTLGLGLAYEDVDATPCWGGLPRYADGSDLKLKRSTCLNTSWNNQRSKRTTWFADLKQQINDDWALKVAGVYSKNTQDMEYAFPSGAVPVGATSSNTLMLGSIYDYNQTDYGFDAYVDGKFDAFGQQHELIVGANASRSHKDDFYAVAALADRQNVLNPNHNLPRPDESYYLANASRGGPVDIHVKQYGAYSLARLKLADPLTFVLGSRVSWYSSTNDAISYWRGEGTPVYSEAKESGQVTPFAALLFDLNDNLTTYASYTDIFTPQGGYRTISGATLKPLIGQSYELGIKGEWFNGRLNSSFNLFRTVQKDAAQTDPLCPDGGCSLNSGKVRAQGFEAEVSGEVIERLQLLAGYTYTQTKVLEDADAAQDGLAYNSYVPRHLLRVWGDYALSGALERVTIGAGVNAQSSNYRVSPISGNDITQAGYAIWNGRIGYRIDDTWSVALNGNNLFDKRYYATVGTEGFGNFYGEPRNFVMSLKADF
- the tauA gene encoding taurine ABC transporter substrate-binding protein; translation: MLKPLNKWIRRAVLLPLTAVALVANAQAQTVTIGVQSMFAPWKDAIAQKQFEKATGWDIKWRNFDSGGDVMMAMASGDVQIGVAGSSPIAAAVSRGVDAQLFWILDNIADAEALVVRNGSGIVAPQDLAGKTLAVPFVSTTHFHALFALEQFGLTGKVKVINLQPSDIPAAWERGDIDAAFIWDPALGRLKQSGHVLLTSGQLTDWGKATFDGLVVDKQFAAANGPGMQAFTQVLQDSTANYVAAPKTWTAESPQVINVAKQSGAKPEEVPPVLALYQFPLASEQAGPAWLGGGAAKALAATAEFLKAQKKIPALLPDYSAAINPTFVQNTQ